In Tessaracoccus flavus, the following are encoded in one genomic region:
- a CDS encoding ABC transporter permease yields the protein MNATTRRTPPWAIVAKREMFVQLTDKTFWIGTLTTIGLMIAAVGFSFLMQAGDGSPTLIAVDSDDAAGVVALANAQGQNVESVRYETAELESAVENGDVEGALHRGDAGWEMLLKPSMGASPTLDGAVRDYQLEQNATALGVDARQLTADTVLTLRPVGAESGDVPAIIIATLAFAILFMFSALTYGYMIANSVVTEKESRIVEILAATIPTRQLLIGKVVGNTALALGQVLLFVAVALVGLSLTEYRSFIGLIAPVTGWFVLFFLVGFAALACLWAAAGAMATRVQDVQQTTTPLMIIIMGVYFAGFIATGRVQEILSYVPIASTVVMPGRLLSGDASWIDAGLALLVAVAFMALAVAVGTTIYRRGLLQTGSVLSWKDALRRA from the coding sequence ATGAACGCCACCACCCGCCGCACACCCCCCTGGGCGATCGTCGCCAAGCGGGAGATGTTCGTCCAGCTGACAGACAAGACCTTCTGGATCGGCACGCTCACCACCATCGGGTTGATGATCGCCGCCGTCGGGTTCAGCTTCCTCATGCAGGCCGGCGACGGCTCCCCCACCCTCATCGCGGTCGACTCCGACGACGCAGCGGGCGTGGTCGCACTGGCCAACGCCCAGGGGCAGAATGTCGAGAGCGTGCGTTACGAGACCGCCGAACTCGAGTCCGCCGTCGAGAACGGGGACGTTGAGGGTGCGCTCCACCGGGGTGACGCGGGGTGGGAGATGCTGCTCAAGCCGTCGATGGGTGCCAGCCCCACCCTCGACGGCGCGGTGCGCGACTACCAGTTGGAGCAGAACGCCACCGCGTTGGGCGTCGACGCCCGCCAGCTAACCGCCGATACGGTCTTGACCTTGCGCCCCGTCGGGGCCGAGTCGGGAGACGTGCCTGCGATCATCATCGCCACGCTCGCCTTCGCGATCCTGTTCATGTTCTCGGCGCTCACGTACGGCTACATGATCGCCAACTCCGTCGTGACGGAGAAGGAGTCAAGGATCGTCGAGATCCTCGCCGCGACCATCCCGACCCGCCAGCTGCTGATCGGGAAGGTCGTCGGCAACACCGCACTTGCCCTTGGCCAGGTGTTGCTCTTCGTCGCCGTGGCCCTCGTGGGACTGTCTCTCACGGAGTACCGCTCGTTCATCGGCCTCATCGCGCCGGTCACGGGCTGGTTCGTGCTGTTCTTCCTGGTCGGTTTCGCGGCGCTGGCCTGCCTCTGGGCCGCCGCCGGGGCCATGGCCACCCGCGTACAGGACGTCCAGCAGACCACCACGCCGCTCATGATCATCATCATGGGCGTCTACTTCGCCGGATTCATCGCCACGGGCCGGGTGCAGGAGATCCTCAGCTACGTCCCCATCGCCTCCACGGTGGTCATGCCCGGCCGCCTGCTGAGCGGGGACGCCTCCTGGATCGACGCCGGCCTGGCCCTTCTCGTCGCCGTCGCGTTCATGGCCCTCGCGGTCGCCGTCGGTACGACGATCTACCGCCGCGGGTTGCTCCAAACCGGTTCGGTGCTGAGTTGGAAGGACGCCCTACGCAGAGCCTGA
- a CDS encoding glycosyltransferase family 2 protein, translated as MQYPPGRTLRAFPSSTYPTFAHRKPGLMSAVVAVAAPLLTFVLWLWFVIDTLGRHQAPTVVQALWLAVLVSAATALAYSSAMYLLGRAGAIAVLRAHRRTAREELDAMFDGDTSSMTVLVPSYQEEPRVVSATLWSAALQDFPSLRVVLLVDDKPFPIDPTELAKLEASRALPSSIAAALTEPRVFTRDALERFRSAEGTEVRPDDVLGLAATQVRAAEWLMGLAATWTVEDHADAFLVDQVFRGLGGDLLQQATALRGRAATTDLPSRAELRRGYVRLVRTFSAELDLFERKRYVSLSQEANKAMNLNSYLSLMGQAWRVDAATQGDVLVAVSSPAEADLIVPETDYVLTLDADSLVVRDYCTRLVHELRRPGNERVAVIQTPYCSMPGAPTRVERVAGATTDLQHLHHLGKTRFNATFWVGANAIIRRQALLDIEQVVSERGFQVRTYIQDRTVIEDTESSMDLAARGWSLVNYPERLSYSATPPDFGSLVVQRRRWANGGLIIMPKILDVVRGRLARREPIRIGEVALRVDYLGSIAWTSVAALILMLVPMVGELLSPFLFITAVPYLAAQAADLRRVGHRAVDVVWVQALNLVLIPVNLAGVVKSVQQGITNRKIPFARTPKVANRVAAPGVFVVLPLLLWLALVALSVRGFSLGYVLGGSFAAAASVLVAVGSVAFVGVRDGFVDVVAGLGQWRAHRALLGRGQAELTNSERAGDPPRTASRTARRRLPAPQTR; from the coding sequence ATGCAGTACCCGCCTGGGCGCACTCTGCGCGCCTTCCCGTCCTCCACCTATCCCACGTTCGCCCATCGCAAGCCGGGTCTCATGAGCGCCGTGGTAGCGGTCGCCGCACCGTTGCTGACTTTCGTCCTGTGGCTCTGGTTCGTTATCGACACACTCGGTCGGCATCAGGCTCCCACCGTGGTGCAGGCCCTCTGGCTGGCCGTGTTGGTGTCGGCCGCCACGGCGCTGGCCTACTCCTCGGCCATGTATCTCCTGGGCCGCGCTGGCGCGATCGCGGTGTTGCGAGCACATCGTCGTACGGCCCGCGAGGAACTGGACGCGATGTTCGACGGGGACACCTCCTCGATGACGGTGCTCGTGCCGTCGTACCAGGAAGAGCCGCGGGTGGTGAGCGCGACGCTGTGGTCGGCGGCCTTGCAGGACTTCCCGTCGCTGCGCGTCGTGCTGTTGGTTGACGACAAGCCGTTTCCCATCGACCCGACGGAACTCGCCAAGCTGGAGGCATCCCGGGCGCTGCCCTCGAGCATCGCGGCCGCGCTCACGGAGCCTCGGGTGTTCACCCGGGATGCGTTGGAGCGCTTCCGCAGTGCGGAAGGCACCGAGGTGCGCCCCGACGATGTCCTGGGCTTGGCGGCGACCCAGGTGCGTGCGGCCGAGTGGCTGATGGGGCTAGCGGCGACCTGGACGGTGGAGGATCACGCCGACGCCTTCCTCGTCGACCAGGTGTTCCGGGGCCTGGGTGGGGACTTGCTCCAGCAGGCCACGGCGCTGCGGGGTCGCGCGGCGACCACGGACCTGCCGAGCCGGGCTGAATTGCGCAGGGGCTACGTGCGGTTGGTTCGGACCTTCTCTGCCGAACTGGACCTCTTCGAGCGGAAGCGTTACGTCTCCCTGTCGCAAGAGGCGAACAAGGCGATGAACCTCAACTCCTATCTGTCGCTGATGGGCCAGGCGTGGAGGGTCGACGCTGCCACTCAAGGCGACGTCCTGGTCGCGGTGTCCAGCCCCGCCGAGGCCGATCTGATCGTCCCTGAGACCGACTACGTGTTGACTCTCGACGCGGACTCGTTGGTGGTGCGTGACTACTGCACCCGGTTGGTCCATGAGTTGCGGCGTCCCGGCAACGAGCGAGTCGCCGTGATTCAGACGCCCTACTGCTCGATGCCCGGAGCTCCCACTCGAGTGGAGCGGGTCGCGGGAGCCACGACAGACCTGCAGCACCTGCACCACCTCGGGAAGACCAGGTTCAATGCCACGTTCTGGGTGGGCGCTAACGCGATCATCCGTCGGCAGGCGCTGCTCGACATCGAGCAGGTCGTCTCCGAGCGCGGCTTCCAAGTGCGAACCTATATCCAGGACCGAACCGTGATCGAGGACACCGAGTCGAGCATGGACCTCGCGGCGCGAGGATGGAGCCTGGTGAACTATCCCGAGCGGCTCAGCTACAGCGCCACCCCTCCTGACTTCGGGTCCCTGGTGGTGCAGCGACGGCGGTGGGCCAACGGCGGCCTGATCATCATGCCGAAGATTCTCGACGTCGTCCGGGGGCGGTTGGCGCGGAGAGAACCCATCCGAATCGGCGAGGTGGCCCTGCGCGTGGACTACCTGGGCTCCATCGCATGGACCAGCGTCGCCGCACTGATCCTGATGCTGGTACCGATGGTCGGGGAGCTGCTCAGCCCCTTCCTGTTCATCACGGCCGTGCCGTATCTAGCGGCGCAGGCGGCTGACCTTCGCCGCGTCGGACATCGCGCGGTCGACGTCGTGTGGGTTCAAGCCCTGAACCTTGTGCTGATCCCTGTGAACCTCGCGGGCGTGGTGAAGTCGGTGCAGCAGGGCATCACCAACCGCAAGATCCCGTTCGCGCGCACCCCGAAAGTCGCTAACCGCGTCGCCGCACCTGGGGTCTTCGTGGTGCTGCCCCTCCTGCTGTGGTTGGCTCTCGTCGCACTGTCCGTGCGGGGCTTCTCCCTCGGTTACGTGCTGGGTGGCTCGTTCGCTGCCGCCGCCTCGGTCCTCGTCGCAGTGGGGTCTGTCGCCTTCGTCGGCGTGCGCGATGGGTTTGTCGACGTCGTGGCCGGCCTGGGCCAGTGGCGAGCACATCGGGCGCTCCTGGGCCGGGGTCAGGCTGAACTCACCAACTCTGAACGAGCGGGCGACCCTCCTCGTACCGCGAGCCGGACTGCACGGCGACGACTGCCCGCTCCGCAAACTCGGTAG
- a CDS encoding ABC transporter ATP-binding protein, whose protein sequence is MLEVLEVTRRFGDLTALDRVSFTVPAGQFTGFVGGNGAGKTTAMRIIMGVLAPTSGEVRWDGAPITAADRAQFGYLPEERGLYPKQPILSQLVYLGELHGMGAREARQAGERLLARFNLADRAKDKLEKLSLGNQQRVQIAGAVIAGPKALILDEPFSGLDPDAVDEMFGLLTEFTTRGVPVLFSSHQLELVERLCDNIVILRKGEVIAAGSVEELRTSGPTHHRIVTDNDLGWLQTQPGVQVVDLDGPTAQVAFSDTATAQRVLAEALARGPVHSFGPIVRPLSEYYREVVR, encoded by the coding sequence ATGCTCGAAGTCCTAGAGGTCACGCGACGATTCGGCGATCTCACCGCCCTTGACCGTGTCTCGTTCACAGTGCCGGCAGGCCAGTTCACGGGGTTCGTCGGTGGCAACGGCGCCGGCAAGACCACCGCCATGCGGATCATCATGGGGGTGCTCGCTCCCACCTCCGGGGAGGTCCGCTGGGACGGCGCCCCAATCACCGCGGCGGATCGCGCCCAGTTCGGCTACTTGCCCGAGGAACGCGGCCTCTACCCCAAGCAGCCGATCCTGTCCCAGCTCGTCTACCTCGGCGAGCTCCACGGCATGGGCGCCCGCGAGGCTCGCCAGGCCGGCGAGCGACTGCTGGCCCGCTTCAACCTGGCCGACCGTGCCAAGGACAAACTTGAGAAGCTCTCCCTCGGCAACCAGCAGCGCGTCCAGATCGCCGGGGCCGTCATCGCCGGCCCAAAGGCGCTGATTCTGGACGAGCCCTTCAGCGGACTCGATCCCGACGCCGTGGACGAGATGTTCGGACTCCTCACGGAGTTCACGACGCGCGGGGTCCCGGTGCTGTTCTCCTCCCACCAGCTCGAACTGGTCGAGCGGCTGTGCGACAACATCGTCATCCTCCGCAAGGGCGAGGTGATCGCCGCGGGGTCGGTGGAGGAGCTGCGCACCTCCGGGCCCACCCACCACCGCATCGTGACGGACAATGACCTTGGCTGGTTGCAGACCCAGCCCGGCGTGCAGGTGGTCGACCTCGACGGACCAACCGCTCAGGTCGCCTTCTCCGACACCGCCACCGCTCAGCGAGTGCTGGCCGAGGCCCTGGCCCGCGGACCCGTCCACTCCTTCGGCCCCATCGTCCGTCCGCTGAGCGAGTACTACCGAGAGGTTGTCCGATGA
- a CDS encoding pirin family protein produces MSNIESSPQVMECGHEPHPPSEVQRLEPRLVSLGEGADSMTVRRTIPQLERSFVGAWCFADHYGPNLVEATGGMDVAPHPHTSLQTVSWLFDGEIEHRDSGGIHELVRPGEVNLMTSGFGISHSEVTTDQTEYLHGVQLWVVLPEHAKNMEREFQHFRPEPVDVDGGTAKVLVGTLEEGVSPIHTETPLLGAEIVLRPGAIWEFEVNTGFEHGVLVDSGSIEMDGVLIDKDSMGVRDAGLGNLRLSNPTDREARIMLLGGEPFDEGIVMWWNFIGRSHEEIVELRDAWQRDDDRFGGVRGYRGQLRRLEAPPLPSMRLKPRYRRRRGGRGHQL; encoded by the coding sequence ATGAGCAACATCGAGAGTTCACCACAGGTGATGGAATGCGGGCACGAGCCCCACCCGCCGTCGGAGGTGCAGCGCCTTGAACCGAGGCTCGTGAGCCTAGGTGAGGGAGCGGACTCGATGACCGTGCGACGCACCATCCCGCAGCTGGAGCGGTCCTTCGTCGGCGCCTGGTGCTTCGCCGATCACTACGGACCCAACCTGGTAGAGGCCACCGGCGGGATGGACGTGGCCCCGCACCCGCACACGTCGTTGCAGACGGTCAGCTGGCTGTTCGACGGCGAGATCGAGCACCGGGACTCCGGCGGGATCCACGAACTCGTGCGGCCGGGGGAGGTGAACCTCATGACGTCCGGCTTCGGCATCTCGCACTCGGAGGTCACCACAGATCAGACCGAGTACCTGCACGGCGTCCAGCTGTGGGTGGTGCTGCCCGAACACGCCAAGAACATGGAGCGGGAGTTTCAGCACTTCCGGCCCGAGCCCGTCGACGTCGACGGAGGCACCGCGAAGGTGCTCGTCGGGACTCTGGAGGAGGGCGTCTCACCTATCCACACGGAGACGCCGCTGCTGGGAGCCGAAATCGTGCTGAGGCCGGGCGCTATCTGGGAGTTCGAGGTGAACACCGGCTTCGAGCACGGCGTGCTGGTCGACTCCGGATCAATCGAGATGGACGGTGTCCTCATCGACAAGGACTCCATGGGGGTCCGCGACGCGGGCCTGGGGAATCTTCGCCTCAGCAACCCCACCGACCGTGAAGCCCGGATCATGCTGCTCGGCGGTGAGCCCTTCGATGAGGGGATCGTCATGTGGTGGAACTTCATCGGACGCAGCCACGAGGAGATCGTCGAACTGAGGGACGCGTGGCAGCGCGACGACGACCGCTTCGGCGGGGTGCGAGGCTACCGCGGCCAGCTCCGGCGCCTGGAGGCGCCGCCGCTGCCGTCGATGCGGCTGAAGCCTCGTTACCGGCGCCGTCGAGGGGGCAGGGGTCACCAGCTCTGA
- a CDS encoding GuaB1 family IMP dehydrogenase-related protein gives MVPSRSAVSSRLDVDLTSTDGLATPIPLVAANMTAVSGRRMAETMARRGGLAIFPQDIPSDVVAKSISKVKRAHPIFDAAVTVALDTTVGETLSLIGKRAHGVAVVIDEDRRVLGLVSPQDAAGSDRFAQARDVMTTDVTRVSVSSSPAEVFDVLSEQHQKVAVAVDDGGALVGLMTPKGALRSAIYSPALDHEGRLRAGVAVGINGDIPSKVRAALDAGADVLVMDTAHGHQDKMIGALEAARVERDRFAGETGRTVLIVAGNVVTAEGVNDLINAGADILKVGVGPGAMCTTRMQTGVGRPQFSAVLECAAAAKERGKSIWADGGVRHPRDVALALAAGAGSVMIGSWFAGTHESTGDQLTDSQGRAYKESFGMASARAVRNRTREYSAFDRARAAMFEEGISSSRMYLDPRRPGVEDLLDWITSGVRSSCTYAGARSLEEFAERAVVGVQSGSGYEEGRPLDQSW, from the coding sequence ATGGTGCCCAGCCGCTCGGCTGTGAGCTCCCGTCTCGATGTGGACCTGACCTCGACCGACGGCTTGGCCACCCCGATCCCCCTGGTGGCGGCCAACATGACCGCAGTCTCCGGGCGACGGATGGCGGAGACCATGGCGCGCCGCGGCGGTCTGGCGATCTTCCCGCAGGACATCCCCAGCGACGTCGTGGCGAAGTCGATCAGCAAGGTGAAGCGGGCCCACCCCATCTTCGACGCCGCCGTCACCGTCGCGCTCGACACCACCGTCGGGGAGACGCTGTCGCTCATCGGCAAGCGCGCGCACGGCGTCGCCGTCGTCATCGACGAGGACCGCCGGGTACTCGGCCTCGTCTCCCCCCAGGACGCAGCCGGCTCCGACCGCTTCGCCCAGGCGCGCGACGTCATGACCACCGACGTCACCCGCGTGTCCGTCAGCTCCTCCCCGGCCGAAGTCTTCGACGTCCTCTCGGAGCAGCACCAGAAGGTCGCCGTCGCCGTCGACGACGGCGGTGCGCTGGTGGGCCTCATGACCCCCAAGGGTGCACTCCGTTCCGCGATCTACTCCCCCGCCCTCGACCACGAGGGCCGCCTCCGCGCCGGCGTGGCGGTGGGGATCAACGGTGACATCCCGTCAAAGGTCCGCGCCGCGCTGGACGCCGGCGCCGACGTCCTCGTCATGGACACCGCGCATGGTCACCAGGACAAGATGATCGGCGCCCTGGAGGCGGCCCGGGTCGAGCGCGACCGGTTCGCCGGCGAGACCGGCCGCACGGTGCTGATCGTGGCTGGCAATGTGGTGACGGCAGAGGGCGTCAACGACCTCATCAATGCGGGGGCGGACATCCTCAAGGTCGGCGTCGGCCCAGGCGCGATGTGCACCACCCGGATGCAGACCGGCGTCGGTCGGCCGCAGTTCTCCGCGGTTCTGGAGTGTGCTGCAGCGGCCAAGGAACGGGGCAAGTCCATCTGGGCCGACGGCGGCGTGCGCCATCCCCGCGACGTCGCCCTCGCGCTGGCGGCAGGCGCAGGCTCCGTCATGATCGGCTCGTGGTTCGCCGGCACACATGAGTCGACCGGCGACCAACTGACCGATAGCCAGGGGCGCGCCTACAAGGAGTCGTTCGGCATGGCGTCGGCCCGCGCGGTGCGGAACCGCACCCGTGAGTACTCGGCGTTCGATCGCGCGCGTGCCGCCATGTTCGAGGAGGGCATCTCCAGTTCGCGGATGTACCTCGACCCGCGGCGCCCGGGCGTCGAGGATCTCCTCGACTGGATCACGTCGGGCGTGCGCTCGTCGTGCACCTACGCCGGTGCGCGGAGCCTGGAGGAGTTCGCGGAGCGCGCCGTCGTCGGTGTGCAGAGCGGGTCCGGGTACGAGGAGGGTCGGCCGCTCGATCAGAGCTGGTGA
- a CDS encoding cytochrome b — protein MAKPTSVVDASPAIEAQQAPRKGGGAPGALGWADERLGLGKIGKAGLRKVFPDHWSFLLGEIALYSFIVLLLTGVFLTIWFKPSMAEIHYDGSYQLLKGMPVSEAFASTLNISFDVRGGLLVRQIHHWAALLFVASATVHMLRVFFTGAFRKPREVNWLIGVGLLSMSLMAGFTGYSLPDDLLSGTGLRFVDGLIRSIPIIGTWAEFFVFGGEYPGGLIISRLYMAHILLIPGLLLGLISAHLALVVYHKHTQYPGPGRTENNVVGYPLFPVYMAKAGGFFFIVFGVLVLMGGLFQINPVWTYGPYDPAKVTAGSQPDWYMGWVEGAIRIMPAWESYLLGTTWTWAVFLPGVGLMGLLFTALGVWPFIEAWLTGDKREHHLLDRPRNAPTRTALGVAGITAYGLFFIGGGNDIIATRFYLDLNAITMFLRVAVFVGPVIAYIITKRICLSLQRADRERALHGSESGVIIRTPEGRYYEDHLPLSHDEQFVLTQHLQHKPLVAGGSTDASGVARRGGISKLRARLSRWYLGHEIAKPTAAEIEAAHHHDDDHVAVGSGSTPPRELH, from the coding sequence ATGGCCAAGCCCACCAGCGTCGTTGACGCCTCCCCCGCCATCGAGGCCCAGCAGGCCCCCCGCAAGGGCGGCGGGGCTCCCGGCGCGCTCGGCTGGGCCGACGAGCGGCTCGGGCTCGGCAAGATCGGCAAAGCGGGACTCCGCAAGGTCTTCCCGGACCACTGGTCGTTCCTGCTCGGCGAGATCGCGCTCTACTCCTTCATCGTCCTGCTGCTGACCGGCGTCTTCCTGACCATCTGGTTCAAGCCGTCGATGGCGGAGATCCACTACGACGGCTCCTACCAGCTCCTCAAGGGCATGCCCGTCTCGGAGGCCTTCGCCTCGACGTTGAACATCTCCTTCGATGTGCGCGGCGGTCTCCTCGTGCGCCAGATCCACCACTGGGCGGCGCTGCTCTTCGTGGCCTCGGCCACGGTGCACATGCTGCGCGTCTTCTTCACCGGCGCGTTCCGTAAGCCCCGCGAGGTGAACTGGCTGATCGGCGTCGGGCTGCTATCCATGTCGCTGATGGCGGGCTTCACCGGCTACTCGCTGCCCGACGACCTGCTTTCGGGCACTGGCCTCCGCTTCGTCGACGGGCTGATCCGCTCCATCCCGATCATCGGCACGTGGGCCGAGTTCTTCGTCTTCGGCGGGGAGTACCCCGGCGGCCTGATCATCTCGCGCCTCTACATGGCCCACATCCTGCTGATCCCCGGGCTCCTGCTCGGTCTCATCTCGGCGCACCTGGCGCTCGTGGTCTACCACAAGCACACCCAGTACCCGGGCCCCGGCCGCACGGAGAACAACGTGGTGGGCTACCCGCTCTTCCCCGTCTACATGGCGAAGGCCGGCGGCTTCTTCTTCATCGTCTTCGGCGTCCTGGTGCTCATGGGTGGCCTGTTCCAGATCAACCCCGTGTGGACCTATGGCCCCTACGATCCGGCCAAGGTCACCGCCGGGTCCCAGCCCGACTGGTACATGGGCTGGGTCGAGGGCGCGATCCGCATCATGCCGGCCTGGGAAAGCTACCTCCTCGGCACCACGTGGACCTGGGCGGTGTTCCTCCCCGGTGTGGGGCTCATGGGCCTGCTCTTCACTGCGCTGGGCGTGTGGCCGTTCATCGAGGCCTGGCTGACCGGCGACAAGCGGGAGCACCATCTCCTCGACCGGCCGCGCAACGCCCCCACGCGCACTGCGCTCGGGGTGGCGGGGATCACCGCCTACGGGCTGTTCTTCATCGGTGGCGGCAACGACATCATCGCGACACGGTTCTACCTCGACCTGAACGCGATCACGATGTTCCTGCGAGTCGCCGTGTTCGTCGGCCCCGTGATCGCCTACATCATCACGAAGCGGATCTGCCTGTCCCTGCAGCGTGCCGACCGCGAGCGTGCGCTCCACGGCTCCGAGTCCGGCGTCATCATCCGCACGCCGGAGGGCCGCTACTACGAGGATCACCTGCCGCTCAGCCACGACGAGCAGTTCGTCCTCACGCAGCACCTGCAGCACAAGCCGCTCGTTGCCGGTGGCAGCACGGACGCCTCGGGCGTCGCCCGTCGTGGCGGCATCAGCAAGCTCCGCGCGCGCCTGTCCAGGTGGTATCTGGGCCACGAGATCGCCAAACCGACTGCGGCCGAGATCGAGGCGGCTCACCACCACGACGATGATCACGTAGCGGTCGGCTCAGGCTCGACGCCTCCGCGCGAGCTGCACTGA
- a CDS encoding ubiquinol-cytochrome c reductase iron-sulfur subunit translates to MSHDNLPVHDPDLGHSVANPGLEEHIPRYTDVNEGAGNRAYLAILTMLGLVPLLAIAFVVIYFAVPKDMVLDFGIIRASALNVGLGLTAGLAVTLIGVAVIQWARVLMGDEESVEFRHTAATSAEDRAALGALYDQGVEQSGVRRRKLLLGALGGALGISVVPALVLLADMGPHPTKRVREQTIERTIWAEDVVLVNDENWVKLRPEDIEIGQLVNAQPENLRELHGVEAHQAKAKAAIIVVRMDPNSIKIPESRKDWHVSGILAYSKICTHVGCPISLWERQTHHLLCPCHQSTFDLGNSGVPVFGPAARALPQLAIKVNQDGYLVAQGDFSVPVGPSYFERDSRNDFKDGDQ, encoded by the coding sequence ATGAGCCACGACAACCTCCCGGTGCACGACCCAGACCTGGGCCACAGCGTGGCGAACCCGGGGCTGGAAGAGCACATCCCGCGCTACACGGACGTCAACGAGGGCGCCGGGAACCGGGCCTATCTGGCGATCCTGACCATGCTCGGCCTCGTACCGCTGCTGGCCATCGCGTTCGTCGTCATCTACTTCGCGGTGCCGAAGGACATGGTGCTCGACTTCGGCATCATCCGGGCCAGCGCCCTCAACGTCGGCCTCGGCCTCACCGCAGGCCTCGCCGTCACGCTCATCGGCGTGGCCGTCATCCAATGGGCACGCGTGCTCATGGGTGACGAGGAGTCGGTGGAGTTCCGCCACACCGCGGCGACCTCCGCCGAGGACCGGGCAGCGCTGGGCGCACTGTACGACCAGGGCGTCGAGCAGTCGGGCGTCCGCCGCCGGAAGCTGCTGCTCGGGGCCCTCGGCGGGGCGCTCGGGATCTCAGTGGTGCCCGCACTCGTGCTCCTCGCGGACATGGGACCCCACCCGACGAAGCGCGTGCGCGAGCAGACGATCGAGCGGACCATCTGGGCCGAGGACGTCGTCCTCGTCAACGACGAGAACTGGGTCAAGCTCCGCCCCGAGGACATCGAGATCGGCCAGCTCGTCAACGCGCAGCCGGAGAACCTGCGGGAGTTGCACGGCGTCGAGGCGCACCAGGCGAAGGCCAAGGCCGCGATCATCGTGGTCCGGATGGATCCCAACTCGATCAAGATCCCCGAGTCGCGCAAGGACTGGCACGTCAGCGGCATCCTCGCCTACTCCAAGATCTGCACGCACGTCGGATGCCCCATCTCGCTGTGGGAGCGTCAGACGCACCACCTGCTGTGCCCCTGCCACCAGTCCACCTTCGATCTGGGCAACAGCGGTGTCCCCGTCTTCGGCCCGGCCGCGCGTGCACTCCCGCAGCTCGCCATCAAGGTGAACCAGGACGGTTACCTCGTCGCTCAGGGCGACTTCAGCGTCCCCGTCGGCCCCAGCTACTTCGAGCGCGATTCGCGCAACGATTTCAAGGACGGTGACCAGTGA
- a CDS encoding c-type cytochrome: MQIFSTLRRHGAARPLLLILALLLVGLSYSAVSPQRSSAETEMTQQIEEGKALFDFTCSSCHGLGGEGTSQGPSLIGVGAASVDFQMGTGRMPAARQEAQLPARKVNYTQEQIEAVAAYVATLGPGPGIPAESAYTLSLEGDEKAEAIARGGALFRANCSACHGIVGGGGAMPNGKFAPSLAETSDVHIYEAVRTGPQQMPLFSKEVMPDESVAEIIAYLNGAEEQANYGGITMGDAGPVSEGFWAFIIGIGGFALIATWIAKKGARAR, translated from the coding sequence GTGCAGATCTTTTCCACCCTCAGACGGCACGGGGCGGCCAGGCCGCTCCTGCTGATCCTGGCTCTCCTCCTGGTCGGTCTCAGCTACTCCGCCGTGAGCCCGCAGCGCTCGTCCGCGGAGACCGAGATGACCCAGCAGATCGAAGAGGGCAAGGCCCTGTTCGACTTCACCTGCTCGTCCTGCCACGGGCTCGGCGGCGAGGGCACCTCCCAGGGGCCGAGCCTGATCGGTGTCGGCGCGGCCTCCGTCGACTTCCAGATGGGCACAGGACGCATGCCGGCCGCCCGCCAGGAGGCGCAGCTGCCCGCCCGCAAGGTGAACTACACGCAGGAACAGATCGAGGCGGTGGCCGCCTACGTCGCCACGCTCGGCCCCGGCCCCGGAATCCCCGCCGAATCCGCCTACACCCTGTCCCTCGAAGGCGACGAGAAGGCCGAGGCGATCGCCCGCGGCGGCGCCCTCTTCCGCGCCAACTGCTCGGCATGCCACGGCATCGTGGGCGGCGGCGGCGCAATGCCCAACGGCAAGTTCGCTCCCTCCCTGGCGGAGACCTCCGACGTCCACATCTATGAGGCCGTGCGGACCGGACCGCAGCAGATGCCGCTGTTCTCCAAGGAGGTCATGCCCGACGAGAGTGTGGCCGAGATCATCGCCTACCTCAATGGTGCCGAGGAGCAGGCCAACTACGGCGGCATCACCATGGGTGACGCCGGACCAGTCTCCGAGGGCTTCTGGGCCTTCATCATCGGCATCGGCGGCTTCGCGCTGATCGCCACCTGGATCGCTAAGAAGGGGGCTCGCGCCCGATGA